One genomic region from Terriglobus aquaticus encodes:
- a CDS encoding PadR family transcriptional regulator yields the protein MAEPVDLLQGTLELLILKAVSLGPLHGYGVLQRIEQMSGQQLLIQQGSLYPALYRLEASGALLTEWSTSENNRRAKYYRLSKAGQQQLAAELDRWGRVSKIMAAILRVTSAPPEGGRA from the coding sequence ATGGCGGAACCGGTCGACCTGTTGCAGGGAACGTTGGAATTGCTCATCCTGAAAGCAGTATCGCTGGGGCCACTGCACGGCTATGGCGTGCTGCAGCGGATTGAGCAGATGAGCGGACAGCAACTACTGATTCAGCAGGGCTCTTTGTACCCGGCGCTGTACCGCCTGGAGGCGAGCGGCGCCCTGCTGACGGAGTGGTCCACCAGCGAAAACAATCGGCGCGCGAAGTACTACCGGCTGAGCAAGGCGGGCCAGCAGCAGCTTGCCGCGGAACTGGACCGCTGGGGCCGAGTCTCAAAGATTATGGCCGCCATCCTGCGCGTGACTTCCGCACCCCCGGAAGGAGGCCGCGCGTGA
- a CDS encoding ribosomal maturation YjgA family protein: protein MLQNAGTSPRSFAASTALIALTLVLGLAIRFGPLGLPWAIRKYGGSVLWAAMLYWVASTLLGRMRLPAVALITESGAVAVEFFKLVHTPGLERFRATLPGILLLGREFSYTDILAYTIAILCAFFLDSALRSRRSRLSVER, encoded by the coding sequence GTGTTGCAGAATGCTGGTACTTCCCCTCGATCCTTCGCAGCGTCTACCGCGCTGATCGCCCTTACGCTTGTGCTTGGGCTGGCTATCCGCTTCGGGCCCTTAGGGCTGCCGTGGGCCATTCGCAAGTACGGTGGTTCGGTCCTTTGGGCCGCCATGCTGTACTGGGTCGCTTCCACGCTGCTGGGGCGTATGCGCCTGCCTGCAGTTGCGCTCATCACAGAAAGCGGCGCCGTCGCCGTAGAGTTCTTCAAGCTCGTTCACACGCCGGGGCTGGAGAGGTTTCGTGCCACGCTGCCCGGCATTTTACTGCTCGGCCGCGAGTTCTCCTACACCGACATCCTGGCGTACACGATCGCTATCCTCTGCGCATTCTTTCTGGACTCCGCACTGCGCAGCCGGCGCTCGCGCCTCTCTGTAGAGCGATAA
- a CDS encoding response regulator, producing the protein MSEEQNVSEAPTAVAPPPSAATQFEEGDGSTSGSNSGTGVSKSRRRRRKRKNRTAQGAGANAGQPGEAQAGSIEASSEGAAEGSTPVAAAPQQQRQQGGNGSGNGGQQQGQGEGGGRRKKKKKFRRAGEGGGNGQPRPEPGNSLQGSHSGQNGMRRNRKQQQGRGPRSFVGPMDHSYREVNGNYADAPASTINVNGNNGGHRRQGHGRAFNEDRLPPELMHHYKPIAIPEDAPTHIYFFIEDLFFTAKIQEVAKQQGVKVAFMKPDKDVVAHLAELHDHEHPSLIVFDLNNAAAKPLTLIPKLKAKLKKGTSILGFLSHLQGDLKQKAVEAGCHTVMPRSAFSQNLPNLLRRYGVDDADEPNFNM; encoded by the coding sequence ATGAGCGAAGAGCAGAACGTGTCTGAGGCGCCCACGGCTGTGGCGCCTCCGCCCTCGGCAGCAACCCAGTTTGAAGAGGGTGACGGCTCCACCAGTGGAAGCAACAGCGGCACGGGCGTAAGCAAGAGCCGCAGACGCCGGCGCAAACGGAAGAACCGCACAGCGCAAGGTGCTGGTGCTAACGCGGGCCAGCCAGGAGAAGCACAGGCAGGGTCGATCGAAGCCTCGAGCGAAGGCGCCGCAGAAGGCTCCACACCCGTAGCCGCCGCTCCCCAGCAACAGCGGCAGCAAGGCGGGAATGGATCCGGCAACGGCGGCCAGCAACAGGGGCAGGGCGAAGGCGGGGGCCGTCGCAAGAAGAAAAAGAAGTTTCGCCGTGCAGGCGAAGGCGGAGGCAACGGCCAGCCCCGGCCGGAGCCAGGCAACAGCCTGCAGGGCAGCCACTCCGGTCAGAACGGCATGCGCCGCAACCGCAAGCAGCAGCAGGGACGTGGACCGCGCAGCTTTGTGGGCCCCATGGACCACAGCTACCGCGAGGTCAACGGCAACTACGCCGACGCTCCGGCCAGCACCATCAACGTGAATGGCAACAATGGCGGTCATCGCCGGCAGGGTCACGGGCGCGCCTTCAACGAAGACCGCTTGCCGCCCGAGCTGATGCACCACTACAAGCCGATCGCGATCCCGGAAGATGCGCCGACCCACATCTACTTCTTCATCGAAGACCTCTTCTTCACGGCCAAGATCCAGGAAGTCGCCAAGCAGCAGGGCGTAAAGGTCGCGTTCATGAAGCCTGACAAGGACGTGGTCGCACACCTGGCCGAGCTGCACGACCATGAGCACCCGTCATTGATCGTGTTTGACCTGAACAACGCCGCGGCCAAGCCGCTGACGCTGATCCCGAAGCTGAAGGCAAAGCTGAAGAAGGGCACGTCAATCCTCGGCTTCCTGTCGCACCTGCAGGGTGACCTGAAGCAGAAGGCGGTCGAAGCTGGTTGCCACACCGTGATGCCGCGTTCGGCGTTCAGCCAGAATCTGCCGAACCTGCTGCGCCGCTATGGCGTGGACGATGCGGACGAGCCGAACTTCAACATGTAG
- the folP gene encoding dihydropteroate synthase, which translates to MRPAFTWRLRSQALSLGTRTLVMGIVNVTPDSFSDGGAHASERDAIDHALRLLDDGADLLDIGGESTRPGSAAGTPAAIASAEEQRRVLPVIAGVLRARPDAIVSVDTYRSATARLAVESGAEIVNDVSGLLWDPDMARTIAELQCGAILMHTRGLPSEWQHQNAWPAEEVEPQVRSGLEKSLKEALAAGIERSRIVLDPGFGFGKRGAENWALLARLDRLTHLGCPFMTGLSRKGFLAPSVHASKRDAHTHAANTIAILNGAQLVRVHDVAGARIAADVADATLGAGAR; encoded by the coding sequence ATGAGACCCGCGTTCACCTGGCGGCTTCGCTCGCAGGCGCTTTCGCTCGGCACGCGCACGCTGGTTATGGGCATCGTGAATGTCACGCCGGATTCCTTTTCGGACGGCGGAGCGCACGCTTCAGAACGAGACGCCATCGACCATGCACTGCGGCTGCTGGACGATGGCGCAGATCTGCTGGACATCGGCGGTGAATCCACCCGTCCCGGATCGGCCGCAGGCACGCCCGCGGCGATCGCGAGCGCGGAAGAGCAACGGCGTGTGCTGCCCGTGATCGCAGGTGTGCTGAGAGCTCGCCCGGACGCGATTGTGTCCGTGGACACCTATCGCTCTGCCACGGCGCGGCTCGCGGTGGAATCGGGTGCTGAAATCGTCAACGATGTATCCGGTCTGTTGTGGGATCCCGACATGGCGCGGACCATTGCAGAGCTGCAATGCGGCGCGATTCTGATGCACACGCGCGGCCTGCCGAGTGAGTGGCAGCATCAAAACGCATGGCCGGCTGAAGAGGTGGAGCCGCAGGTGCGCTCCGGTCTGGAGAAGAGCCTGAAAGAGGCGCTCGCAGCAGGCATCGAGCGCAGTCGCATTGTCCTCGATCCTGGCTTCGGCTTTGGCAAACGCGGCGCGGAGAACTGGGCGCTGCTGGCGCGGTTGGACCGGCTCACCCACCTTGGCTGCCCTTTCATGACCGGCTTGTCGCGCAAAGGTTTCCTGGCGCCGTCGGTTCATGCGTCGAAACGTGACGCGCACACGCATGCGGCAAACACGATTGCGATTCTGAACGGGGCGCAACTCGTTCGCGTGCACGATGTAGCTGGCGCACGCATCGCGGCGGACGTCGCCGATGCGACGCTGGGCGCCGGTGCCCGCTAG
- a CDS encoding M20/M25/M40 family metallo-hydrolase gives MPFHWSAVRRGVCAATLLSTVCTTVLPAVAADKEKPKTRHEAATSAEAMRGYYGPQPGTEDINLNMYARIRTEGYAHSHAMDYMTGLSDGIGPRLTGSPNMKKANEWTRDRLTDAGLVNAHLEDWGEFGMGWAQVNSWARIITPDTEPLWIQAAPWSPATKGAVTGDAVLVELTTSADLDKYKGKLAGKIVLLGAPHAIVDLTEPLFHRYTEAELKEMENYEGQQRRAAAGPPMTMQQMLAERQRLTQLRTAALKMMQAENVVAIITPSRDGGKGGGTGIIFDDNGANLSRNAQKRESAVTIPNAVATVEGYGRIYRLLKQNVPVQLEVNIETKFTGDNEHGFNTVAEIPGTDPKLKDQVVMVGGHLDSWISGTGATDNGAGSVVAMEAVRILKAIGYKPRRTIRIALWSGEEQGLFGSRGYVKQHFGEFQEPPAAPGADPIMSFLRGPQGPLKTTKEWETLDAYYNLDNGTGRIRGVYTQENYAIAPIFEQWLKPLHDLGATTVSYRNTGGTDHLSFDAVGLPGFQFIQDPMDYETRTHHSNMDTVERIHEDDLKQAATIEAIFLYNTAERDAMMPRKPFPHPEENRERDQQLKNLFPTAVPAPDAGKPGAPQQ, from the coding sequence ATGCCGTTTCATTGGAGCGCCGTGCGCCGTGGTGTGTGTGCCGCGACGTTGCTCTCGACCGTCTGCACCACCGTTCTGCCTGCCGTTGCGGCGGACAAGGAAAAGCCAAAGACACGGCATGAGGCAGCGACCTCGGCAGAGGCCATGCGCGGGTATTACGGGCCGCAGCCCGGCACCGAAGACATCAACCTGAACATGTACGCGCGCATCCGCACCGAGGGCTACGCGCACTCGCATGCGATGGATTACATGACCGGCCTGTCGGACGGCATTGGGCCTCGCCTGACCGGATCGCCCAACATGAAGAAGGCCAACGAGTGGACGCGCGACCGGCTGACGGATGCCGGCTTGGTCAATGCACACCTGGAGGACTGGGGCGAGTTCGGCATGGGCTGGGCCCAGGTGAATAGCTGGGCCCGCATCATCACGCCCGATACCGAGCCGCTGTGGATTCAGGCCGCGCCCTGGTCGCCGGCCACCAAGGGTGCCGTGACCGGCGATGCCGTTCTGGTAGAACTGACGACCTCCGCCGACCTGGACAAGTACAAGGGCAAGCTGGCCGGCAAGATCGTTCTGCTGGGAGCCCCGCACGCGATCGTCGATCTGACGGAGCCACTCTTCCACCGCTACACCGAAGCGGAACTGAAAGAGATGGAGAACTACGAGGGTCAGCAGCGCCGCGCTGCCGCAGGCCCGCCCATGACCATGCAGCAGATGCTGGCAGAGCGCCAGCGGTTGACCCAACTGCGCACCGCCGCGCTGAAAATGATGCAGGCCGAGAATGTGGTCGCCATCATCACGCCCAGCCGCGACGGCGGCAAGGGCGGCGGCACCGGCATCATCTTCGACGACAACGGAGCCAACCTTAGCCGCAACGCGCAGAAGCGCGAGTCCGCCGTGACGATCCCCAACGCAGTCGCTACGGTCGAGGGTTACGGCCGTATTTACCGTTTGCTGAAGCAGAACGTCCCCGTGCAGCTTGAGGTGAACATTGAAACGAAGTTCACCGGCGACAACGAGCACGGCTTCAACACCGTCGCGGAGATCCCGGGAACAGACCCCAAGCTGAAGGATCAGGTGGTCATGGTTGGCGGCCACCTGGATAGCTGGATCAGCGGCACCGGGGCGACCGACAACGGAGCCGGATCGGTCGTCGCGATGGAAGCCGTACGCATCCTGAAGGCGATCGGGTACAAGCCGCGCCGCACCATCCGCATCGCTCTGTGGAGCGGCGAAGAACAAGGCCTGTTTGGCAGCCGTGGCTACGTGAAGCAGCACTTCGGTGAGTTCCAGGAGCCGCCAGCGGCGCCGGGTGCTGACCCGATCATGTCGTTCCTGCGTGGACCGCAGGGACCGCTGAAGACCACCAAGGAATGGGAGACGCTGGACGCGTACTATAACCTGGACAACGGCACGGGACGCATCCGCGGCGTGTACACCCAGGAGAATTACGCCATCGCGCCGATCTTTGAGCAGTGGCTGAAGCCTCTGCACGACCTTGGAGCGACGACCGTCAGCTACCGCAACACCGGCGGCACCGATCACCTGAGCTTTGACGCGGTCGGCCTGCCGGGTTTCCAGTTCATCCAGGATCCGATGGACTACGAAACGCGCACCCACCACAGCAACATGGACACCGTGGAACGCATTCACGAGGATGACCTGAAGCAGGCCGCGACCATCGAGGCGATTTTCCTATACAACACGGCCGAGCGCGACGCCATGATGCCGCGCAAGCCCTTCCCACACCCGGAAGAAAACCGCGAGCGCGACCAGCAGTTGAAAAACCTGTTCCCCACCGCAGTTCCCGCACCGGATGCCGGCAAGCCCGGCGCTCCGCAGCAGTAG
- a CDS encoding DUF1772 domain-containing protein, whose translation MHTTLYRAQRILLGLLLGTAGLYAGVLMMYSIGLAPVLDALSAENFLKLWQLHDYYLHLRIRFLLIGIGVLYLLTLLCFATAVRTKTFAFIALACVFSIADLQINRTLQRPVNRSIRLADVGAHSSASVYGMERQLFHALHLRQFCSIGAFGLLCVAAMLPHRRPSDSTPDMVAQPHSR comes from the coding sequence ATGCACACTACCCTGTATCGCGCACAGCGCATTCTCCTTGGCCTTCTGCTCGGCACAGCAGGCCTGTACGCCGGCGTTCTGATGATGTATTCCATCGGCCTTGCTCCGGTGCTCGACGCGCTGTCGGCCGAGAACTTCCTGAAACTCTGGCAACTGCACGACTATTACCTCCACCTACGCATCCGCTTTTTGCTGATCGGCATCGGTGTGCTGTATCTGCTTACGCTGTTGTGCTTTGCCACCGCGGTCCGTACCAAGACCTTCGCGTTCATCGCGCTTGCTTGCGTATTCTCCATTGCCGATCTCCAGATCAATCGCACGCTTCAGCGTCCGGTGAACCGATCCATTCGCCTGGCCGATGTCGGCGCGCACTCGTCCGCCAGCGTCTACGGCATGGAGCGCCAGCTCTTTCACGCACTGCACCTGCGTCAGTTTTGCTCCATTGGAGCCTTCGGTCTGCTCTGCGTCGCTGCCATGCTGCCGCACCGGAGGCCGTCTGACTCAACCCCGGACATGGTTGCCCAGCCGCACAGCCGCTGA
- a CDS encoding YdeI/OmpD-associated family protein — protein sequence MATARATNTDARIDAKIAAASSDIQPVLEYLRDLVHEAVPEATETIKWSHPFFELDGVIFAMMGIFKNHCSFGFWSRTMTEHLRAEGVEPMEGAGSFGRITRIKDLPARKKMLGYLKTAADHIRKGIAESPMGVRRSRRGPDGAVSSKTTVPIPPVFAQALQDNPTAKQNFEAFPPSCRREYVLWITQAKREETRVRRVQQAVAQLQEGKRFNWKYEAKS from the coding sequence ATGGCAACCGCACGCGCCACGAACACCGACGCCCGCATCGACGCGAAGATCGCAGCTGCCTCCTCGGACATCCAGCCCGTTCTGGAATACCTGCGCGACCTGGTTCACGAAGCCGTGCCGGAGGCGACCGAGACCATCAAGTGGAGCCATCCCTTCTTTGAACTGGACGGCGTCATCTTCGCAATGATGGGTATCTTCAAGAATCACTGCTCATTCGGCTTCTGGTCTCGCACGATGACCGAGCACTTGCGTGCCGAAGGCGTTGAGCCAATGGAAGGTGCGGGTTCGTTCGGCAGAATCACCAGAATCAAGGATCTGCCCGCCCGCAAAAAGATGCTCGGCTATTTGAAGACGGCGGCGGACCACATCCGCAAAGGCATCGCGGAGAGCCCCATGGGTGTCCGCCGATCGCGGCGTGGACCGGACGGGGCGGTCAGCAGCAAGACCACCGTGCCCATCCCTCCAGTGTTCGCGCAGGCGCTTCAGGACAATCCAACAGCCAAGCAGAATTTCGAGGCGTTTCCGCCCAGTTGCCGCCGCGAGTACGTCCTGTGGATTACTCAAGCCAAGCGCGAAGAGACCCGCGTGCGCCGGGTCCAGCAAGCCGTGGCGCAACTGCAGGAGGGCAAGCGTTTCAACTGGAAATACGAAGCGAAGTCGTAG
- a CDS encoding TlpA family protein disulfide reductase: protein MRARLFLDKAALRKHSGVRHHRMNVDAELRYRWSRKLPGLLLLAAASYLLFRSHVYRAPRLVDLSQLNLRSLEEASLADKVIKNKVIVLNIWAPWCGPCRQEMPWLDHLQQSHPEALIVGLEDDPDVIPAARELARSLGITYPLVQANDQTHRALGRVAAYPTTLYISASGRVVHTVTGVVPERVMQYYLKDTEAHP, encoded by the coding sequence ATGAGGGCTCGATTGTTCCTGGATAAAGCTGCGCTAAGGAAACACTCGGGCGTTCGCCACCATCGCATGAACGTGGATGCGGAACTGCGGTACCGGTGGTCGCGAAAACTGCCGGGCCTTCTGCTGCTCGCAGCCGCTTCGTACCTGTTGTTTCGAAGCCATGTGTACCGAGCGCCCAGGCTTGTCGATCTTTCGCAACTGAATCTGCGCAGCCTGGAAGAAGCTTCGCTCGCCGACAAGGTAATAAAGAACAAGGTGATTGTCCTGAACATCTGGGCACCGTGGTGCGGCCCGTGCCGGCAAGAGATGCCCTGGCTCGATCACCTGCAGCAGAGCCATCCCGAGGCGCTGATCGTCGGATTGGAAGACGATCCTGACGTGATTCCAGCAGCGCGGGAGCTGGCGCGGTCCTTGGGCATCACCTATCCGCTGGTGCAGGCCAACGACCAAACGCACCGAGCCCTGGGGCGTGTGGCAGCGTATCCCACGACGTTGTACATCAGCGCTTCCGGCCGGGTGGTCCACACGGTGACCGGTGTAGTGCCGGAACGCGTGATGCAGTACTACTTGAAAGACACAGAAGCCCACCCGTGA
- a CDS encoding c-type cytochrome, whose translation MAPAKPLDQLTPVEQSGHAVFVQHCSTCHHDRTTDPLNGPGLAGLYKKPYLPSGAPANDERVRNTIVHGRNNMPAQGYAMTDTELNDLLQYLHTL comes from the coding sequence GTGGCTCCGGCCAAACCGCTGGACCAGTTGACGCCCGTGGAACAGAGCGGCCACGCGGTGTTTGTGCAGCATTGCTCCACATGCCACCACGACCGCACGACGGACCCGTTGAATGGCCCTGGTCTGGCAGGCCTGTACAAGAAGCCGTACCTGCCCAGCGGCGCGCCGGCGAACGACGAGCGCGTGCGCAACACGATCGTGCACGGCCGCAACAACATGCCCGCGCAGGGCTACGCCATGACCGACACGGAACTGAACGACTTGCTGCAGTACCTGCACACGCTCTAA
- the rpmF gene encoding 50S ribosomal protein L32, with protein MPNPKRRHSKQRTAKRRSHDFLTAPNSNICPNCNERKLPHHACPKCGEYKGRAVTPARAEV; from the coding sequence ATGCCGAATCCGAAGCGCCGCCATTCCAAGCAGCGCACCGCCAAGCGCCGCTCGCACGACTTCTTGACCGCGCCGAACAGCAACATCTGCCCGAACTGCAATGAGCGCAAGCTGCCGCATCACGCCTGCCCCAAGTGCGGCGAGTACAAGGGTCGCGCGGTTACGCCTGCTCGGGCTGAAGTCTAG
- a CDS encoding SDR family NAD(P)-dependent oxidoreductase: MAKELAFVSGASSGIGYQLALQLAQRGYDLAVTAHGDRLPLAAKDFEAAGATVHLFQADATKRDEVEKVWQGIEALGKPVSVACINAGIGEAGLFATETSLEQELAIVDLNCASTVQFAKYISRQMAGRGQGNILFTASIASETTSPKMAVYSASKAFVLSLSKSLRFELKDFGVNVTALQPGPVDTNFFEVAHMENTKIGTEGKKNNEPDEVAKTGLDALFNGEEHVYASDFMTKLQGAVVNITPDSIQAKMQEKFMEPANK, encoded by the coding sequence ATGGCAAAGGAACTGGCATTTGTCAGCGGAGCATCGTCCGGCATTGGCTACCAACTTGCGCTGCAGTTAGCCCAGCGCGGATATGATCTGGCGGTGACAGCGCACGGCGATCGCCTGCCGCTCGCAGCAAAGGACTTCGAGGCCGCCGGTGCAACGGTGCACCTGTTTCAGGCGGATGCAACCAAGCGCGACGAAGTGGAGAAGGTCTGGCAGGGAATCGAAGCTCTTGGCAAACCAGTGAGCGTCGCCTGCATCAACGCCGGCATCGGCGAGGCCGGCCTGTTCGCCACGGAAACATCGCTGGAGCAGGAACTGGCGATCGTCGATCTGAACTGCGCTTCGACGGTGCAGTTCGCCAAATACATATCGCGCCAGATGGCCGGACGCGGCCAGGGCAACATCCTTTTCACCGCTTCCATCGCCAGCGAAACCACGTCGCCGAAGATGGCGGTCTACTCCGCCTCGAAGGCGTTCGTGCTGTCGCTCAGCAAGAGCCTGCGGTTTGAACTAAAGGATTTCGGCGTCAACGTGACGGCATTGCAGCCGGGGCCCGTCGACACCAACTTCTTCGAAGTTGCGCACATGGAAAATACCAAGATTGGCACCGAGGGCAAGAAGAACAACGAGCCCGACGAGGTCGCAAAGACAGGCCTCGACGCTCTCTTCAACGGCGAAGAGCATGTGTACGCGTCGGACTTTATGACCAAGCTGCAGGGCGCGGTCGTCAACATCACGCCAGACAGCATCCAGGCAAAAATGCAGGAAAAGTTCATGGAGCCCGCAAACAAGTAA
- a CDS encoding YceD family protein: MRITPEDLYPDPLDIDQTLEPGAIDYALDLEQVGPLHIQGRAERIEEHRGPKDVVLDIRLRGNLQGEFQAICARCAKPIPQHVSESFDLIFRPSGTDANLGERAITEAETEIGYYEQSGLSLEDVVREQVLLTLPERALCREDCKGLCPHCGGNRNERDCDCESKQVDSRWHALQGFPAN; encoded by the coding sequence ATGCGCATCACCCCCGAAGATCTCTACCCCGACCCGCTCGACATCGACCAGACCCTCGAGCCCGGTGCTATCGACTACGCGCTCGATCTGGAACAGGTCGGCCCGCTTCACATCCAGGGCCGCGCCGAGCGCATTGAGGAGCACCGGGGACCGAAAGACGTTGTCCTCGACATCCGCCTGCGCGGCAATCTGCAGGGCGAGTTCCAGGCAATCTGTGCCCGATGCGCCAAGCCCATTCCGCAGCACGTCTCAGAGAGCTTCGACCTGATCTTCCGGCCGTCCGGAACGGACGCGAACCTCGGCGAACGCGCGATCACCGAAGCGGAGACAGAAATCGGGTATTATGAACAGAGCGGCCTTTCGCTGGAGGATGTCGTGCGTGAGCAGGTGCTGTTGACCCTGCCGGAGCGCGCTCTCTGCCGCGAAGACTGCAAAGGTCTGTGTCCGCACTGCGGCGGAAACCGGAACGAGCGTGATTGCGACTGTGAGTCCAAGCAAGTGGACTCCCGCTGGCACGCTCTGCAGGGTTTTCCCGCCAATTAG